A single Gopherus flavomarginatus isolate rGopFla2 chromosome 24, rGopFla2.mat.asm, whole genome shotgun sequence DNA region contains:
- the PCSK4 gene encoding proprotein convertase subtilisin/kexin type 4 isoform X3, producing the protein MVQESLNRHWGWHVHLKREPKVQWFEQQTLKRRTKRTIAVVPTDPWFHKQWYMNNDVHPDLNILTAWSKGYTGLGVVLSILDDGLERDHPDLSANYDPLASYDFNSNDPDPQPRYNIWDENRHGTRCAGEVAAAANNRLCGVGVAYKAKIGGVRMLDGPITDIVEAQSLSFRPQHIHIYSASWGPEDDGKTVDGPGILALEAFYKGIANGRGGLGCLFVWASGNGGIHSDNCNCDGYTNSIYTLSVGSATQSGRVPWYSEACASTLTTTYSSGIKSEKQIVTTDLRHRCTDKHTGTSASAPLAAGMIALALEANPALTWRDMQHLMVRASKPAHLQAEDWALNGVGRKVSHHYGYGLLDAGDLVDLAKKWTTTGPQRKCSVKVVYVPLEIGSKLTVSKDVSTCIGRSRHIRSLEHVQVRISLSYSRRGDLAISLTSPMGTKSTLVAIRVPHQLRPAALRNRRGHDGQEDSSLRCERVCEAGLRGSVRRMQQCLLCVPAPLPVLLPSPLLQPIQEVPQPGQEPTPCPDLCHLPPVVLHLPGGHRQQLHRLPPLLHLPRALPLLLPAGVPLRLSQQACSGAPAAPHLHRPGNPAGWGPSPHGCPLHHLPWGVPRRLLEAAEGALCSAHSCWPGRGKSAWDPKRGWVLK; encoded by the exons agcagcaAACGCTGAAGAGGCGTACGAAAAGAACCATCGCTGTCGTGCCAACAGATCCTTGGTTCCATAAACAGTGGTACATG AACAACGACGTCCATCCAGATCTGAACATCCTTACCGCTTGGAGCAAGGGGTACACCGGCTTGGGCGTGGTGCTCTCCATCCTGGATGATGGACTGGAGAGAGACCACCCCGATCTGTCTGCTAACTAT GATCCCCTTGCGAGTTATGACTTCAACAGCAAcgatcccgacccacagcctcgTTACAACATCTGGGATGAGAATCG GCATGGGACACGCTGTGCAGGAGAGGTGGCAGCGGCAGCCAACAACAGACTCTGTGGAGTCGGCGTCGCGTACAAAGCAAAAATTGGAG GTGTGAGGATGCTCGATGGTCCCATCACAGACATCGTGGAGGCTCAGTCCTTGAGTTTCCGCCCCCAACACATCCACATCTACAGTGCAAGCTGGGGCCCAGAGGATGATGGTAAAACTGTGGATGGACCTGGGATCCTGGCCCTGGAAGCCTTCTACAAGGGGATAGCGAAT gggcGCGGCGGCCTGGGGTGTCTCTTCGTCTGGGCCTCTGGCAATGGCGGCATCCACTCGGACAACTGTAACTGCGATGGGTACACCAACAGCATCTACACCCTGTCGGTGGGCAGCGCGACCCAGAGCGGCCGGGTGCCCTGGTACAGCGAGGCCTGTGCCTCCACCCTCACCACCACCTACAGCAGCGGCATCAAGAGCGAGAAGCAGATC GTGACAACTGACCTGCGGCACCGCTGCACCGACAAGCACACAGGCACCTCGGCCTCTGCCCCCCTGGCTGCCGGGATGATCGCGCTCGCTCTGGAGGCCAA CCCAGCACTGACCTGGCGTGACATGCAGCATCTCATGGTGAGAGCCTCCAAGCCAGCCCACCTGCAGGCAGAAGACTGGGCCCTGAACGGAGTCGGACGCAAAG TAAGCCACCATTATGGCTATGGACTCCTGGATGCTGGCGATCTGGTGGACCTGGCCAAGAAGTGGACTACGACCGGGCCCCAGAGGAAGTGTTCCGTCAAGGTTGTCTACGTGCCCCT GGAGATAGGTTCAAAACTCACAGTCAGCAAAGACGTCTCCACCTGCATCGGGAGGAGCAGGCATATCCGCTCCCTGGAGCACGTCCAGGTCCGCATCTCTCTAAGCTACAGCAGGAGAGGGGATCTGGCCATCTCTCTGACCAGCCCAATGGGAACTAAGTCCACCCTGGTGGCCATCAG GGTTCCTCACCAGCTTCGTCCTGCAGCTCTACGGAACAGACGAGGACATGACGGCCAGGAAGATAGCAGCCTCCGTTGTGAGCGAGTGTGTGAGGCGGGACTCCGAGGGAGCGTGCGAAG aatGCAGCAGTGCCTTCTATgcgttccagcacctctgcctgTCCTACTGCCCTCCCCGCTATTACAACCGATCCAGGAGGTCCCCCAGCCTGGACAggagcccacaccctgcccagATCTGTGCCACCTGCCACCCGTCGTGCTACACCTGCCGGGGGGACACCGCCAACAACTGCACCGCCTGCCCCCCCTTCTGCACCTTCCACGAGCTCTCCCACTCCTGCTCCCCGCCGGCGTACCCCTCCGTCTTTCCCAGCAAGCCTGCAGCGGCGCACCGGCAGCACCTCATCTTCATCGTCCTGGCAATCCTGCTGGGTGGGGGCCTTCTCCTCATGGGTGTCCTCTGCATCACCTGCCATGGGGTGTCCCTCGCCGCCTCCTGGAAGCAGCGGAGGGggctctctgctctgcccacaGCTGCTGGCCTGGAAGGGGGAAATCAGCCTGGGACCCCAAGAGAGGCTGGGTGCTTAAATGA
- the PCSK4 gene encoding proprotein convertase subtilisin/kexin type 4 isoform X2, translating into MVQESLNRHWGWHVHLKREPKVQWFEQQTLKRRTKRTIAVVPTDPWFHKQWYMNNDVHPDLNILTAWSKGYTGLGVVLSILDDGLERDHPDLSANYDPLASYDFNSNDPDPQPRYNIWDENRHGTRCAGEVAAAANNRLCGVGVAYKAKIGGVRMLDGPITDIVEAQSLSFRPQHIHIYSASWGPEDDGKTVDGPGILALEAFYKGIANGRGGLGCLFVWASGNGGIHSDNCNCDGYTNSIYTLSVGSATQSGRVPWYSEACASTLTTTYSSGIKSEKQIVTTDLRHRCTDKHTGTSASAPLAAGMIALALEANPALTWRDMQHLMVRASKPAHLQAEDWALNGVGRKVSHHYGYGLLDAGDLVDLAKKWTTTGPQRKCSVKVVYVPLEIGSKLTVSKDVSTCIGRSRHIRSLEHVQVRISLSYSRRGDLAISLTSPMGTKSTLVAIRPYDTSNQGYRDWSFMSTHFWDEDPRGTWTLFLENKGDAYNTGFLTSFVLQLYGTDEDMTARKIAASVVSECVRRDSEGACEECSSAFYAFQHLCLSYCPPRYYNRSRRSPSLDRSPHPAQICATCHPSCYTCRGDTANNCTACPPFCTFHELSHSCSPPAYPSVFPSKPAAAHRQHLIFIVLAILLGGGLLLMGVLCITCHGVSLAASWKQRRGLSALPTAAGLEGGNQPGTPREAGCLNELGQQQALGPPAEGSAGHLAQTLPAGHAASRLRT; encoded by the exons agcagcaAACGCTGAAGAGGCGTACGAAAAGAACCATCGCTGTCGTGCCAACAGATCCTTGGTTCCATAAACAGTGGTACATG AACAACGACGTCCATCCAGATCTGAACATCCTTACCGCTTGGAGCAAGGGGTACACCGGCTTGGGCGTGGTGCTCTCCATCCTGGATGATGGACTGGAGAGAGACCACCCCGATCTGTCTGCTAACTAT GATCCCCTTGCGAGTTATGACTTCAACAGCAAcgatcccgacccacagcctcgTTACAACATCTGGGATGAGAATCG GCATGGGACACGCTGTGCAGGAGAGGTGGCAGCGGCAGCCAACAACAGACTCTGTGGAGTCGGCGTCGCGTACAAAGCAAAAATTGGAG GTGTGAGGATGCTCGATGGTCCCATCACAGACATCGTGGAGGCTCAGTCCTTGAGTTTCCGCCCCCAACACATCCACATCTACAGTGCAAGCTGGGGCCCAGAGGATGATGGTAAAACTGTGGATGGACCTGGGATCCTGGCCCTGGAAGCCTTCTACAAGGGGATAGCGAAT gggcGCGGCGGCCTGGGGTGTCTCTTCGTCTGGGCCTCTGGCAATGGCGGCATCCACTCGGACAACTGTAACTGCGATGGGTACACCAACAGCATCTACACCCTGTCGGTGGGCAGCGCGACCCAGAGCGGCCGGGTGCCCTGGTACAGCGAGGCCTGTGCCTCCACCCTCACCACCACCTACAGCAGCGGCATCAAGAGCGAGAAGCAGATC GTGACAACTGACCTGCGGCACCGCTGCACCGACAAGCACACAGGCACCTCGGCCTCTGCCCCCCTGGCTGCCGGGATGATCGCGCTCGCTCTGGAGGCCAA CCCAGCACTGACCTGGCGTGACATGCAGCATCTCATGGTGAGAGCCTCCAAGCCAGCCCACCTGCAGGCAGAAGACTGGGCCCTGAACGGAGTCGGACGCAAAG TAAGCCACCATTATGGCTATGGACTCCTGGATGCTGGCGATCTGGTGGACCTGGCCAAGAAGTGGACTACGACCGGGCCCCAGAGGAAGTGTTCCGTCAAGGTTGTCTACGTGCCCCT GGAGATAGGTTCAAAACTCACAGTCAGCAAAGACGTCTCCACCTGCATCGGGAGGAGCAGGCATATCCGCTCCCTGGAGCACGTCCAGGTCCGCATCTCTCTAAGCTACAGCAGGAGAGGGGATCTGGCCATCTCTCTGACCAGCCCAATGGGAACTAAGTCCACCCTGGTGGCCATCAG GCCATACGACACCAGCAACCAGGGCTACAGGGATTGGTCCTTCATGTCCACGCACTTCTGGGATGAGGACCCACGGGGCACCTGGACGCTCTTCCTAGAGAACAAGGGTGATGCTTACAACACAG GGTTCCTCACCAGCTTCGTCCTGCAGCTCTACGGAACAGACGAGGACATGACGGCCAGGAAGATAGCAGCCTCCGTTGTGAGCGAGTGTGTGAGGCGGGACTCCGAGGGAGCGTGCGAAG aatGCAGCAGTGCCTTCTATgcgttccagcacctctgcctgTCCTACTGCCCTCCCCGCTATTACAACCGATCCAGGAGGTCCCCCAGCCTGGACAggagcccacaccctgcccagATCTGTGCCACCTGCCACCCGTCGTGCTACACCTGCCGGGGGGACACCGCCAACAACTGCACCGCCTGCCCCCCCTTCTGCACCTTCCACGAGCTCTCCCACTCCTGCTCCCCGCCGGCGTACCCCTCCGTCTTTCCCAGCAAGCCTGCAGCGGCGCACCGGCAGCACCTCATCTTCATCGTCCTGGCAATCCTGCTGGGTGGGGGCCTTCTCCTCATGGGTGTCCTCTGCATCACCTGCCATGGGGTGTCCCTCGCCGCCTCCTGGAAGCAGCGGAGGGggctctctgctctgcccacaGCTGCTGGCCTGGAAGGGGGAAATCAGCCTGGGACCCCAAGAGAGGCTGGGTGCTTAAATGAGCTCGGGCAGCAGCAGGCTCTGGGGCCACCAGCGGAGGGCAGCGCTGGCCACCTAGCCCAGACCCTGCCTGCAGGCCATGCTGCTTCCAGACTTAGAACCTGA